From the Shewanella amazonensis SB2B genome, one window contains:
- a CDS encoding ion channel, which produces MNEKIPVCCYHEDEGFSCSEPAGPSGLCYWHDPRITKDGPDDKAKLEAYARKGGMLRGIHLKRAELAGIDLVKHHSKTGYDMSHAELYRANLNGAHLFNLNLENASLMKADLREANVHCANLVNTNLLGIKWMGAKIENINTGKLLKQERMAMEAERVGEMEIALDYFEQAEEIYRDLRKAAEREGLFAMGGHFIQRELTMRRHQLPKYSRARLTSKIIDLFCGYGESPGRVIGFSMVLILICAICYFFTGLSYGGNIHVFKPENTFMMNFYLFFNCIYYSVVTFTTLGYGDFTPIGFSRLIAAIEAFTGSFTIALFVVVFVKKMTR; this is translated from the coding sequence ATGAACGAAAAAATCCCCGTGTGCTGCTATCACGAAGATGAGGGGTTTTCATGCTCAGAGCCCGCTGGCCCCAGCGGCCTGTGTTACTGGCATGATCCCCGCATCACCAAAGATGGCCCAGATGACAAAGCCAAACTCGAAGCCTACGCCCGCAAGGGCGGTATGCTCAGAGGCATTCACCTGAAGCGTGCCGAGCTTGCCGGTATCGATTTGGTCAAACACCACAGTAAAACCGGTTATGACATGAGCCATGCCGAACTGTACAGGGCCAATCTTAACGGCGCCCACCTGTTTAATCTCAATCTGGAAAATGCCAGTTTGATGAAGGCCGATCTGCGGGAGGCCAATGTTCACTGCGCCAATCTGGTTAATACTAATTTGCTGGGCATCAAGTGGATGGGCGCCAAAATTGAAAACATCAATACCGGCAAGCTGCTTAAGCAGGAACGTATGGCCATGGAGGCCGAGCGTGTGGGTGAAATGGAAATTGCGCTGGATTATTTTGAGCAGGCCGAAGAAATATACCGTGACCTGCGCAAGGCCGCCGAACGCGAAGGCCTGTTTGCCATGGGCGGGCATTTTATTCAGCGTGAGCTGACCATGCGCCGCCATCAGTTACCCAAGTATTCCCGGGCCCGGCTGACCTCCAAAATTATCGACCTTTTCTGCGGCTATGGTGAATCGCCGGGGCGGGTTATCGGCTTTTCCATGGTGCTTATTCTGATTTGCGCCATCTGTTATTTTTTCACTGGCCTGAGCTACGGCGGCAACATACATGTGTTCAAACCTGAAAACACCTTTATGATGAATTTCTACTTATTTTTTAACTGCATATACTACTCGGTTGTGACCTTTACCACCCTGGGCTACGGCGATTTTACTCCCATAGGCTTTTCGCGCCTGATAGCCGCCATCGAAGCCTTTACGGGCAGTTTTACCATCGCCCTGTTCGTGGTGGTATTCGTAAAGAAAATGACCCGCTGA